In Clostridium sp., one DNA window encodes the following:
- a CDS encoding DegV family protein, giving the protein MDKIALLTDSACDIDEESIENYNINVLPFRIIYNNGEYIDKIEITPGEVYDNMKREIPHSSLPSMDYMENTYKKLEDGGYTHVIAVVISSGLSGTYNALKIVSERHKKLITYVYDSKSTSVGEGVILKECGKLIENGESFEEIVNKIPEIKKSMHFFFVFGTLEYAKKGGRIGRLSGIIGELLDIKPIVYFDDNEGICHSYDKVRGRKRSLSKIVEIGKSLLEKSRCDVYIVHGNAEEDAEKVRNMILKLKNVGNVYMIGQISPIVGVYSGPGTVGICYRSL; this is encoded by the coding sequence ATGGATAAAATTGCACTGCTGACGGACTCGGCATGTGATATAGATGAAGAAAGTATTGAAAATTACAATATAAATGTACTTCCCTTTAGGATTATATATAATAATGGAGAATATATAGATAAAATTGAAATTACACCCGGGGAAGTTTATGACAATATGAAAAGGGAGATACCACACTCATCTCTTCCTTCAATGGACTATATGGAGAACACCTATAAAAAACTTGAAGACGGGGGCTATACCCACGTTATAGCAGTAGTTATTTCAAGCGGACTTTCAGGTACATATAATGCGCTTAAAATTGTAAGTGAAAGACACAAAAAATTAATAACATATGTATATGATTCAAAATCAACTTCTGTTGGTGAAGGTGTGATTTTAAAGGAATGCGGCAAACTTATTGAAAATGGTGAAAGCTTTGAAGAGATTGTAAATAAAATACCGGAAATTAAAAAGAGCATGCATTTTTTCTTCGTATTTGGAACCCTTGAATATGCGAAAAAAGGCGGGCGTATAGGCAGGCTGTCCGGGATAATCGGGGAACTGCTGGATATAAAACCTATCGTGTATTTTGATGATAATGAGGGCATATGTCATTCCTATGACAAAGTGAGGGGAAGAAAACGTTCCTTGAGCAAAATTGTTGAGATAGGGAAAAGTCTTCTTGAAAAATCCCGGTGTGACGTATATATTGTCCATGGCAATGCAGAGGAAGATGCGGAAAAGGTCAGGAACATGATTTTAAAGTTGAAAAATGTTGGAAATGTATATATGATAGGCCAGATAAGCCCCATAGTCGGAGTATATTCGGGACCCGGGACTGTCGGCATATGTTATAGGAGTTTATAG
- a CDS encoding 3-keto-5-aminohexanoate cleavage protein has translation MDKLIITAAICGAEVTKEQNPGVPYSVEEIAGEAESAYRAGASIIHLHVRKEDGTPTQDRDIFKECIDAIRGRCSDVIIQPSTGGAVGMDNDERLGPVYLKPEMASLDCGTMNFGDNDIFVNREDTIKYFAEKMNEMDVKPEIEVFDRGMIDTALRLQGMGYFKCPLHFNLVMGVRGGIGATLRDLAFMAGSIPYGSTYTVTGVGRYQFPLAAMAIAAGGNVRVGFEDNVYIEKGVPAKSNGEMVEKVVRLAGEIGREIAAPQEARRILHIL, from the coding sequence ATGGATAAGTTGATTATTACTGCGGCCATATGCGGTGCAGAAGTAACAAAGGAGCAAAATCCCGGCGTTCCGTATTCGGTGGAGGAAATTGCAGGTGAAGCGGAAAGTGCATACAGGGCAGGGGCGAGTATAATACATCTTCATGTCAGGAAGGAGGACGGTACGCCGACACAGGACCGTGACATCTTTAAAGAATGTATTGATGCCATAAGGGGCAGATGCAGTGATGTCATAATACAGCCTTCTACAGGCGGCGCTGTCGGCATGGATAATGATGAAAGACTGGGCCCTGTCTATCTCAAACCCGAAATGGCAAGCCTTGATTGCGGTACCATGAATTTTGGAGATAATGACATATTTGTAAACAGGGAAGATACTATAAAGTATTTCGCAGAAAAGATGAATGAAATGGATGTAAAACCGGAAATAGAAGTTTTTGACAGGGGAATGATAGATACTGCACTGAGGCTTCAGGGCATGGGATATTTCAAATGCCCCCTTCATTTCAATCTTGTGATGGGTGTAAGGGGCGGTATAGGTGCAACCTTGAGGGACCTGGCTTTTATGGCGGGAAGTATACCCTATGGATCAACCTATACTGTAACAGGTGTGGGCAGATATCAGTTTCCTCTGGCAGCCATGGCAATTGCAGCAGGTGGAAATGTAAGAGTTGGATTTGAAGACAATGTATATATTGAGAAGGGTGTGCCCGCAAAATCAAATGGAGAGATGGTGGAGAAGGTAGTCAGACTGGCAGGAGAAATAGGAAGAGAAATTGCCGCGCCCCAGGAAGCCAGGAGAATTCTCCATATTTTATAA
- a CDS encoding pyridoxal phosphate-dependent aminotransferase: MISEKMKQYVSRSSVVRAMFEEGKRLASIYGEENVFDFSLGNPNVKPPEDIKKSAVEILENESPNLVHGYMSNSGYEDVRSVVAENINKKYNLKISRDNLVMTCGAAGGLNIILKTIINPGDEVIAFSPFFGEYENYVDNFDGKLVIVPSNLETFEPDLNVLEDKINERTKAVIINSPNNPTGVVYSEKLISDMADVLNRKQEELNSSIYLISDEPYREIAYDGVEVPYMLKYYRNSFVGYSYSKSLSLPGERIGYVVCSSEMDDFEDTMSALNVANRILGFVNAPSLFQRVIGKCIDSKVDVNIYKKNRDLLYNHLVGIGFSCIKPEGAFYLFPKALIPDDVEFAAEAKKFNLLIVPGSSFKCPGYFRLAYCISYDKIEKSLDSFDKLAKKYL; encoded by the coding sequence ATGATATCTGAAAAAATGAAGCAGTATGTATCCAGAAGCTCTGTAGTAAGGGCGATGTTTGAGGAAGGGAAAAGGCTGGCGTCCATCTACGGAGAGGAAAATGTCTTTGATTTCAGCCTTGGAAATCCAAATGTAAAGCCTCCGGAGGATATAAAGAAGTCAGCAGTTGAAATCCTCGAAAATGAATCCCCAAATCTGGTCCACGGATACATGAGCAATTCGGGTTATGAGGACGTAAGATCGGTTGTCGCAGAAAATATAAATAAAAAGTATAATCTGAAAATCAGCAGGGATAATCTTGTGATGACCTGCGGGGCCGCAGGGGGACTGAACATAATCCTGAAGACAATCATCAACCCGGGAGACGAGGTTATTGCCTTTTCGCCTTTTTTTGGAGAATATGAGAACTACGTGGATAATTTTGATGGAAAACTTGTAATTGTCCCTTCGAATCTGGAAACTTTCGAACCTGATTTGAATGTACTTGAAGATAAAATAAATGAGAGGACTAAGGCTGTAATAATAAATTCACCAAACAATCCAACAGGAGTTGTTTATTCCGAGAAGCTGATAAGTGATATGGCGGATGTATTGAACAGGAAACAGGAGGAATTGAACAGCAGCATATATCTGATTTCAGATGAGCCCTACAGGGAAATTGCATATGATGGTGTAGAAGTACCATATATGTTGAAATACTACAGAAATTCTTTTGTGGGATATTCCTACAGCAAATCCCTTTCCCTTCCTGGTGAAAGAATAGGGTATGTAGTCTGCAGCAGTGAAATGGATGATTTTGAGGATACCATGTCCGCCCTTAACGTGGCCAACAGAATTCTTGGATTTGTAAATGCCCCGTCATTGTTTCAGAGGGTAATAGGAAAATGTATTGATTCAAAGGTTGATGTAAACATATATAAGAAGAACAGGGATCTCCTGTACAATCATCTTGTCGGCATAGGATTTTCCTGTATCAAGCCGGAAGGAGCATTTTATCTTTTCCCGAAGGCACTTATTCCGGATGATGTGGAGTTTGCAGCCGAGGCCAAGAAATTCAATCTGCTCATAGTGCCGGGTTCCTCTTTCAAATGTCCGGGATATTTCAGACTTGCTTACTGTATATCATATGACAAGATAGAGAAATCCCTTGACAGCTTTGACAAGCTGGCTAAAAAATATTTATAG
- the galU gene encoding UTP--glucose-1-phosphate uridylyltransferase GalU, translating into MNIKKAIIPAAGLGTRFLPATKAQPKEMLPIVDKPIIQYIVEEAVASGIEEILIITGRNKKSIEDHFDKSVELENELRLSNKNSLLKLVQDISSMVDIYYIRQKEPRGLGDAVSMAKNFIDDEPFAIMLGDDIVDSRIPCLKQLMDCYEKYKTSILGVQPVKKDVLFKYGIIDGIKVENAIYRIKDMIEKPEIEQAPSNIAILGRYIVTPRIFQMLDRTLPDKNGEIQLTDALRKLSGTEPMYACCFDGSRFDAGDKLGFLKANIHYALKQENLKKDLLDYMSYTAINTKV; encoded by the coding sequence ATGAATATAAAAAAAGCTATAATTCCTGCTGCCGGCCTTGGCACAAGATTTCTTCCCGCAACAAAAGCCCAGCCTAAAGAAATGCTGCCGATAGTTGATAAACCCATAATTCAGTATATAGTGGAAGAAGCCGTTGCCTCCGGGATTGAAGAAATACTCATAATCACCGGAAGAAACAAAAAATCAATAGAGGATCATTTTGACAAGTCGGTAGAATTGGAAAATGAATTGAGACTCAGCAACAAGAATTCCCTTTTAAAACTGGTTCAGGATATATCAAGCATGGTGGATATCTACTACATAAGGCAGAAAGAACCTAGAGGCCTCGGTGATGCAGTAAGTATGGCAAAAAACTTTATAGATGATGAACCTTTTGCCATCATGCTCGGGGATGATATAGTTGATTCCAGAATTCCCTGTCTAAAACAGCTCATGGACTGCTATGAAAAATACAAGACTTCAATTTTGGGAGTACAGCCAGTCAAAAAAGATGTATTGTTCAAATACGGTATCATAGACGGCATAAAGGTTGAAAATGCAATTTACAGGATCAAGGACATGATAGAAAAGCCTGAAATTGAACAGGCTCCTTCGAACATTGCGATACTCGGAAGATATATAGTAACTCCACGTATATTTCAAATGCTTGACAGGACTTTGCCCGACAAAAACGGTGAAATTCAATTGACGGACGCACTGAGGAAATTATCCGGAACAGAACCTATGTACGCCTGTTGTTTTGACGGCAGCAGATTTGACGCCGGAGACAAATTAGGGTTTCTGAAAGCCAATATACATTATGCCTTGAAGCAGGAAAATCTAAAGAAGGATCTGCTTGATTACATGTCATATACAGCTATAAATACAAAAGTTTGA
- a CDS encoding hotdog domain-containing protein, producing MNCSDAHYGGNLVDGARLLGLFGDVATELLIKYDGDEGLFKAYENVEFISPVYAGDYIEVYGKIIEAGNTSRKMEFEARKVVCPRTDINDSAADFLNEAIIVCRATGTCVVTKDKQRIKR from the coding sequence ATGAACTGCAGTGATGCACATTATGGAGGAAATCTTGTAGATGGGGCCAGGTTGCTTGGACTTTTTGGAGATGTGGCAACGGAGCTTTTAATAAAATACGATGGAGATGAAGGGCTGTTCAAGGCATATGAAAATGTGGAGTTTATTTCACCGGTATATGCCGGCGATTATATAGAAGTATACGGGAAGATAATAGAAGCTGGAAATACTTCGCGCAAAATGGAATTTGAGGCAAGGAAAGTAGTATGTCCAAGAACTGATATAAATGACTCTGCGGCGGACTTTCTAAATGAAGCCATCATAGTGTGCAGGGCTACAGGTACATGTGTTGTTACAAAAGACAAGCAAAGGATAAAAAGATAA
- the larE gene encoding ATP-dependent sacrificial sulfur transferase LarE, with protein sequence MDNKLEALKKNIRNLGSAAVAFSGGVDSTFLLKVAHDVLGDNVIAVTATSSTYPKRELNEAKRYAKSIGARHIIIESEELDIKGYAQNPVNRCYYCKKELFSKLKNVARENEIDYVLDGSNLDDTGDYRPGMEAAKELGVVSPLKEAELTKDDIRKFSKELGLPTWNKPSFACLSSRFPYGNEINSRKLKMVEDAEQFLLDLGFRQVRVRHHGQIARIEVSPEERSRFFDLDLMDKVGNRLKEIGFTYVTLDILGYKTGSMNAVLDSIQNS encoded by the coding sequence ATGGATAATAAACTGGAAGCATTAAAGAAAAATATCAGGAATCTCGGAAGTGCTGCTGTTGCATTTTCAGGAGGGGTTGACAGCACTTTTCTCCTGAAAGTTGCCCATGATGTCCTGGGTGACAATGTAATTGCAGTTACCGCCACATCCTCAACATATCCAAAACGGGAACTCAATGAAGCCAAAAGATATGCAAAGAGTATAGGTGCACGCCATATAATCATAGAATCGGAGGAACTTGACATAAAGGGATATGCACAGAATCCTGTAAACAGGTGCTATTATTGTAAAAAGGAATTATTTTCAAAACTAAAAAATGTTGCACGAGAAAATGAAATCGATTATGTACTTGACGGATCCAATCTTGATGATACAGGAGATTACAGGCCTGGAATGGAAGCCGCAAAAGAACTTGGAGTAGTCAGTCCCCTTAAAGAAGCAGAACTTACCAAGGATGATATAAGAAAGTTTTCAAAAGAGCTTGGACTTCCAACCTGGAACAAGCCATCCTTCGCATGTCTGTCCTCCAGATTTCCATATGGAAACGAAATCAACAGCAGAAAACTAAAAATGGTGGAGGATGCGGAGCAGTTCCTTCTGGATCTTGGTTTCAGACAGGTAAGAGTAAGACATCATGGTCAGATAGCAAGAATTGAAGTATCGCCGGAGGAGAGAAGCAGATTCTTCGATTTGGATCTTATGGATAAAGTTGGAAACAGATTGAAGGAAATTGGCTTTACCTACGTAACTCTTGACATATTAGGCTACAAGACAGGCAGCATGAATGCAGTACTTGATTCAATACAAAATTCATAG
- a CDS encoding protein kinase — MSEKNTDSKLLPIDLKQFTFLGKGHSGEVYLMPDGRVIKIFRSSDSCRAEFDILKSVEGSPHFPRAYKLGKNYMIREYVGGTNVYDYLLAYGIRKSFVIDVADLVDHMKMLGFKKLELRFPHLFIEYDGTLMLIDPRRSYEESIPYPRAFLKKLKSMGLYDKFMKILKKERPDLNWEHE, encoded by the coding sequence TTGAGTGAAAAAAATACGGACAGCAAATTGCTTCCAATTGACTTGAAACAATTTACTTTTTTGGGGAAAGGTCACAGCGGAGAAGTTTATTTGATGCCTGATGGCAGAGTTATAAAAATATTCAGAAGTTCAGACAGCTGCAGAGCTGAATTTGATATATTGAAATCAGTAGAAGGAAGTCCTCATTTTCCAAGAGCTTATAAACTGGGGAAAAATTATATGATAAGAGAATATGTAGGTGGAACAAATGTATATGACTATCTATTGGCTTATGGAATAAGGAAATCCTTTGTAATAGATGTGGCGGATCTTGTGGATCACATGAAAATGCTTGGATTCAAAAAGCTGGAGCTTAGATTTCCACATTTGTTCATTGAATATGATGGTACACTCATGCTTATAGATCCTAGGAGGAGCTACGAAGAAAGTATACCTTATCCAAGAGCATTTTTAAAAAAGCTTAAGAGCATGGGACTGTATGACAAATTCATGAAAATACTGAAGAAGGAAAGACCCGATTTGAATTGGGAACACGAGTAG
- a CDS encoding metal-dependent transcriptional regulator, whose translation MNDDQFFTFSEYMKKDENLLTASMEDYVEMIYRLSAAAGFTRVHELSESLNVQPPSVTKMIQKLSRLKILKYEKYGVIMLEKKGIEVAKNLINRHNTISDFLSLLGVEREMILEETEKMEHTINKQTVRCFSNYVKFMKNNPDICLKFTNYIKSLH comes from the coding sequence ATGAATGACGACCAGTTTTTTACATTCAGTGAATACATGAAGAAGGATGAAAATCTTCTTACAGCATCAATGGAAGACTATGTTGAAATGATCTACAGATTATCAGCGGCTGCAGGATTTACACGAGTACATGAGCTGTCGGAATCATTAAATGTACAACCTCCTTCAGTTACAAAGATGATACAAAAGTTATCCAGACTGAAAATATTGAAATATGAAAAATATGGTGTCATAATGCTTGAGAAAAAAGGAATAGAAGTAGCAAAGAATCTTATAAACAGACACAATACAATATCAGATTTTCTGTCGCTTCTTGGTGTTGAACGTGAAATGATTCTGGAGGAAACGGAAAAAATGGAACACACCATAAACAAACAGACCGTAAGATGTTTCAGCAACTATGTTAAATTTATGAAAAATAATCCTGATATATGCCTGAAATTTACAAATTATATAAAATCGCTTCATTGA
- a CDS encoding ATP-binding protein yields the protein MQYIEFQSNFKIRSTRLALESILIYRNLLRDPVIKKLYLLLDYADGDKVSLEKIIDLYNSFFFELLQSGAASLEGYIVDKIIFDENPFSRDGFNIGKVVSTDLKNLQLVSRFSSADIKSALAESIGDSEYGYVVEELPDWDNTENSAYENSVDYIKHMEKKFYSSDDWRECAVLLEKFHHDYGYGIFARYRAFVWEHESGKGKLKSISDPDPIQLSDLIGYKDERSVVIENTLQFLNGFPANNVLLHGDRGTGKSSTVKAILNKYYKQGLRMIELPKSYIADFPDIIRILRDKPQKFIIFIDDLVFGDNEESYTALKSVLEGGLEQRSRNILIYATSNRRHLVKEYFSDRLGSQDRNNEEEIHSGDSRQEKLSLADRFGINVVFISPDKKKYLEIVEGIAKKRKLNIDRETLHREAVKWEMWYNGRSPRTAVQFVDWIEGHKSIVGSEKL from the coding sequence ATGCAGTACATAGAATTTCAATCAAACTTCAAAATAAGAAGTACAAGGCTTGCACTGGAATCTATTTTAATATACAGAAATTTGCTCAGGGATCCTGTCATAAAAAAGTTGTATTTGCTGCTGGATTATGCAGACGGGGACAAAGTGAGCCTTGAGAAAATTATAGATCTGTATAATAGCTTCTTTTTTGAATTATTGCAAAGTGGGGCAGCTTCTCTGGAGGGATATATAGTAGATAAGATTATATTCGATGAAAATCCATTTTCCAGAGACGGCTTTAATATTGGAAAGGTTGTTTCAACTGACCTGAAAAATCTTCAGCTTGTTTCAAGGTTCAGCAGTGCGGATATAAAAAGTGCACTTGCAGAAAGTATTGGGGATAGTGAATACGGTTATGTGGTAGAAGAACTGCCGGATTGGGATAATACTGAAAATTCAGCATATGAAAATTCAGTGGATTACATAAAACACATGGAGAAAAAATTCTATTCAAGTGATGACTGGAGGGAATGTGCTGTTTTACTCGAAAAATTCCATCATGATTATGGATATGGCATCTTTGCAAGGTACAGGGCCTTTGTATGGGAACACGAGTCGGGAAAAGGAAAATTGAAAAGCATAAGTGATCCTGATCCAATTCAGCTTTCCGACCTCATAGGTTATAAGGATGAGCGGTCGGTTGTAATAGAAAATACACTTCAGTTTCTAAATGGATTTCCTGCAAACAACGTATTGCTCCATGGTGACAGGGGTACCGGAAAATCTTCTACGGTAAAGGCAATACTGAATAAATATTATAAACAGGGACTGCGTATGATAGAACTTCCAAAATCCTATATTGCGGATTTCCCGGACATAATAAGAATTTTAAGGGATAAGCCCCAGAAATTTATTATCTTTATAGATGATCTTGTGTTCGGTGACAATGAAGAGAGTTATACGGCACTCAAGTCCGTACTTGAAGGTGGACTGGAACAAAGATCCAGGAACATACTCATATATGCGACTTCAAACAGGAGACATCTTGTAAAGGAGTATTTCAGTGACAGACTCGGATCTCAGGACAGAAACAACGAGGAAGAAATACATTCCGGTGACAGCAGACAGGAAAAGCTTTCCCTTGCGGACAGATTTGGAATAAATGTAGTTTTCATATCTCCGGACAAGAAAAAATACCTTGAAATCGTAGAAGGAATTGCAAAAAAGAGAAAGTTGAATATAGACAGGGAGACACTTCACAGGGAAGCTGTAAAATGGGAAATGTGGTATAATGGGCGTTCTCCAAGGACGGCCGTGCAGTTTGTAGACTGGATAGAAGGACATAAATCAATAGTTGGGAGTGAAAAATTATGA
- a CDS encoding nitroreductase family protein → MGKDFYKAVEERRSIYSIGRGSVVSDERILEIIDRAVKNAPSAFNSQSSRVAVLLGKYHDKLWDITKSELGKIVPHEKFSPTEAKIDSFKSGYGTVLFFEDQDVVEKLQKDFALYKDNFPVWSQQASGILQFIVWTSLEVEGFGASVQHYNPIIDDEVNKTYDIPSNWKLIAQMPFGKPGAPADKKEFLPLEDRIKVFK, encoded by the coding sequence ATGGGTAAGGATTTCTATAAGGCTGTTGAAGAAAGGCGCAGTATATATTCTATAGGCAGGGGAAGTGTAGTTTCTGATGAAAGGATACTGGAGATAATAGACAGGGCGGTAAAAAATGCGCCCTCGGCATTTAATTCACAAAGTTCAAGAGTGGCAGTGCTTTTGGGAAAATATCACGATAAGCTGTGGGATATAACAAAGTCGGAGCTCGGTAAAATAGTTCCCCATGAAAAATTTTCGCCGACTGAAGCCAAGATAGATTCTTTTAAAAGCGGATATGGAACTGTCCTGTTTTTTGAAGATCAGGATGTTGTAGAAAAACTTCAGAAAGATTTTGCTCTCTACAAGGACAATTTCCCGGTGTGGTCCCAGCAGGCTTCGGGAATACTTCAGTTTATAGTATGGACGTCACTTGAAGTCGAGGGTTTTGGGGCATCTGTTCAACATTATAATCCTATTATAGACGATGAGGTAAATAAAACTTATGACATTCCTTCAAATTGGAAGTTAATCGCTCAGATGCCATTTGGAAAACCCGGTGCACCGGCAGACAAGAAGGAATTTCTTCCACTTGAAGATAGAATAAAGGTATTTAAGTAG
- the pflA gene encoding pyruvate formate-lyase-activating protein, translating into MGKIHSIETMGLVDGPGIRMVVFFQGCRLRCAFCHNPDTWEFNGGEDMDAEQLLKKVEKFRIYFDKSGGGVTCSGGEPLMQPEFLLEFLKLCRERGINTAVDTSGFGKGDYGEILKYTDLVILDIKHIDGAGYKKLTGGNIEEFYRFVEAVNKSSSRLWIRHVMVPGMTDSCECMDRMAHMIKEYVNPDKLDKFEILPYHTMGEGKYDKLGIKYRLKGIKPMDRTKALEFQKYVVDRIKG; encoded by the coding sequence ATGGGGAAAATTCATTCCATTGAAACTATGGGACTTGTAGATGGCCCGGGAATAAGAATGGTTGTCTTTTTCCAGGGCTGCAGACTGAGATGTGCTTTCTGCCACAATCCGGATACATGGGAATTCAATGGCGGAGAGGACATGGATGCCGAACAGCTTTTAAAAAAGGTGGAGAAGTTCAGAATATACTTTGACAAGTCCGGCGGCGGGGTCACCTGTTCCGGAGGAGAGCCTCTCATGCAGCCGGAATTTCTTCTTGAATTTCTGAAGCTGTGCAGAGAAAGAGGTATAAATACTGCAGTGGATACATCAGGCTTTGGAAAGGGAGATTATGGAGAAATTTTAAAGTATACGGATCTTGTGATACTGGATATAAAGCATATTGATGGAGCTGGTTATAAAAAGCTGACCGGTGGAAATATTGAAGAATTTTACAGATTTGTTGAAGCGGTGAATAAATCCAGTTCAAGACTCTGGATAAGGCACGTTATGGTTCCCGGTATGACTGACAGCTGTGAGTGCATGGATAGAATGGCCCATATGATAAAAGAATATGTCAATCCGGATAAACTGGATAAATTCGAAATTCTGCCCTATCATACAATGGGGGAAGGCAAATATGACAAACTTGGCATAAAATACAGATTAAAGGGAATCAAACCCATGGACAGGACAAAGGCACTTGAATTCCAGAAATATGTTGTTGATAGAATTAAAGGGTAA